A window from Calliopsis andreniformis isolate RMS-2024a chromosome 5, iyCalAndr_principal, whole genome shotgun sequence encodes these proteins:
- the LOC143178984 gene encoding enhancer of split mbeta protein: MAPHTSYTPVGGMEYEEPVSRTYQYRKVMKPMLERKRRARINRCLDELKDLMVTALQAEGENVAKLEKADILELTVRHLHTLRAARRLTLTPENSYADRFREGFTQCAQEVSSFLSTPVAAAVHPAAGAQLMRHLGGCLRRLEGSPSNHLGNSATTTVSTGNKAPAVSPTTNVTVNVPQNVYTPPQSPVSIASSSGESSECSNAVWRPW, encoded by the coding sequence ATGGCGCCACACACCAGTTACACGCCGGTCGGTGGTATGGAGTATGAAGAGCCAGTGTCGAGGACTTATCAGTACAGGAAAGTCATGAAACCGATGCTGGAGAGGAAGAGGCGAGCGAGGATCAATCGTTGCTTGGATGAATTGAAGGATCTGATGGTGACAGCGCTCCAGGCTGAAGGAGAGAACGTGGCAAAGCTCGAGAAAGCTGACATTCTGGAGCTGACTGTTCGTCATCTTCATACGCTCAGAGCTGCCAGAAGACTTACCTTGACACCGGAGAACAGCTACGCGGACAGATTCAGAGAGGGATTCACCCAGTGTGCTCAGGAAGTTTCCTCGTTTTTGTCGACTCCTGTGGCTGCTGCTGTTCATCCAGCTGCTGGCGCGCAGCTCATGAGACATCTCGGGGGCTGTCTTCGACGGTTGGAAGGATCTCCCTCGAATCATCTTGGAAACAGTGCCACCACGACTGTCAGCACAGGAAACAAAGCTCCCGCTGTCAGTCCGACCACTAACGTCACCGTCAACGTGCCACAGAACGTGTACACACCGCCCCAGAGCCCTGTCAGCATCGCGAGCTCTTCTGGAGAGTCTTCGGAATGTTCCAATGCAGTTTGGAGGCCATGGTGA